The following are encoded together in the Daucus carota subsp. sativus chromosome 5, DH1 v3.0, whole genome shotgun sequence genome:
- the LOC108221808 gene encoding homeobox-leucine zipper protein HDG2-like, with protein MEMNNNNNVQTGRQGAGPSGVGSSQNQPGIVNQDAAAAAFFGAGFPSYCAAPGGAFVDYNAEYAGGVYAGYGAASAGGSFSNYGASAVSAGGSFSNYGAASAASAGGSFSNYGTAYDASAAGYFGGHDAVDALAAASPGSSSQSYKGSKRHTEQQVAAMNDYFNNNQHPDEEQRKELARRIGLNPGQVNVWFQNKRSQLKKSQRERGKKEAGQIESKKVRAEMEALRLENQKLRAGYPDYEAQRLEIQKLHAENAQIPKLRAENAHLREEAQKRNTSEYAGRGKGPLSQGSNLNPMQVQNIDMSKKRKLPVAGDYPADSINIAAPLRQRVEQLVLSAAEELKVMANVAESWRSPASADNATGRLIFEASGHTATVSIHSKQLLNVLMDVNEWSSTFSAIVARALTLDILSVGEDFNGALQLMTAEYHIPLPLIPKRECYFARYCTKYRAGVWIVVDVSVDDVLPIPGITTCRKRPSGCVIEELPDGTSKVTWIENVCTESNNVSNMCEGILRSGLGFGAKRWMSILHLHCRRSAAAIFPIVPSTDFSNLVTSSNREGRIAILKLSERMVNNCFVGITGPKAGKWTELQGNFGANMKLMSRRVIDEPGLPHGTLLSGSSSFFLPIPPKMVFNFFSSSRQRWEWDMFKMGNEYDLVHHTPLDQEGSSGVTNLEKLLVQESWSDPVASHIVFSLVENQAMNWMINGGDPDYIALVPSGFTIFPVGPVSGTEGSSSGGTLLSLSYQFVISQSQTEDMDARAFHLAQMVRDRCQKIKVALGVVGPNTGTS; from the exons ATGGAGatgaacaacaacaacaacgtGCAAACAGGACGACAAGGAGCAGGCCCAAGCGGAGTTGGTAGCAGCCAGAACCAGCCTGGAATTGTTAATCAGGACGCTGCAGCGGCTGCTTTTTTTGGTGCTGGTTTTCCGAGCTATTGTGCTGCTCCTGGTGGTGCATTTGTTGACTATAATGCTGAGTATGCTGGCGGTGTTTATGCTGGCTATGGAGCTGCTTCTGCCGGTGGTTCCTTTTCCAATTATGGTGCTTCTGCTGTGTCTGCCGGTGGTTCCTTTTCCAATTATGGAGCTGCTTCTGCTGCGTCTGCCGGTGGTTCCTTTTCCAATTATGGTACTGCTTATGATGCGTCTGCCGCTGGTTATTTTGGTGGTCATGATGCTGTTGATGCTTTGGCTGCTGCGTCTCCGGGCTCCTCCTCTCAGTCTTATAAAGGGAGCAAGAGGCACACTGAACAGCAAGTCGCTGCGATGAACGA CTACTTCAACAACAATCAGCACCCTGACGAGGAGCAAAGAAAGGAGCTTGCTAGGAGAATAGGGCTGAACCCTGGACAAGTCAATGTCTGGTTTCAGAACAAGCGCAGTCAACTAAAGAAG AGCCAAAGAGAACGAGGAAAAAAGGAGGCTGGTCAGATAGAGAGCAAGAAGGTCCGCGCTGAAATGGAGGCTCTCCGGTTAGAGAACCAAAAGCTCCGCGCTGGATATCCTGACTATGAGGCTCAACGGTTAGAGATTCAGAAGCTCCATGCTGAAAATGCGCAGATTCCGAAGCTCCGTGCTGAAAATGCGCACCTGCGTGAAGAAGCTCAAAAGAGAAACACATCGGAATACGCTGGTCGGGGTAAAGGACCACTCTCCCAAGGAAGTAACCTCAACCCCATGCAAGTGCAAAATATAGATATG TCGAAAAAGCGTAAATTACCAGTAGCTGGTGATTATCCGGCGGACTCAATCAATATAGCCGCTCCGTTAAGGCAACGAGtggaacaacttgtactttcagcTGCGGAGGAGCTAAAAGTTATGGCTAATGTTGCGGAATCATGGCGGAGTCCGGCCAGTGCTGATAACGCAACTGGGAGGCTAATATTTGAAGCTTCGGGCCATACAGCTACGGTCTCAATCCACTCGAAACAACTGCTTAATGTTCTCATGGATGTT AATGAATGGTCATCCACCTTTTCGGCCATCGTCGCCAGAGCTCTGACACTTGACATTCTAAGTGTTGGAGAAGATTTTAACGGAGCTCTTCAACTG ATGACGGCGGAATATCATATTCCCTTACCATTGATCCCCAAACGCGAATGCTATTTCGCAAGATATTGCACAAAATATCGTGCGGGGGTGTGGATAGTGGTTGATGTTTCCGTAGACGATGTACTCCCCATTCCAGGAATCACGACCTGCCGAAAAAGGCCATCAGGTTGCGTGATAGAAGAATTGCCAGATGGAACTTCAAAG GTTACTTGGATCGAGAACGTATGTACCGAAAGTAATAATGTGAGCAATATGTGTGAAGGCATACTACGTTCGGGTCTGGGATTTGGAGCCAAGAGATGGATGTCAATTCTACATTTACATTGTCGACGTTCTGCAGCTGCGATTTTCCCCATTGTTCCATCAACGGACTTCAGCAATTTAG TTACGTCGTCAAATCGAGAAGGGAGAATCGCGATACTGAAACTCTCAGAGAGAATGGTGAACAACTGCTTTGTTGGGATTACCGGTCCAAAGGCTGGTAAATGGACTGAGTTGCAGGGCAATTTTGGTGCAAACATGAAGTTGATGAGTAGAAGAGTCATCGACGAACCTGGCCTACCACATGGCACCCTGCTAAGTGGTTCCAGCTCTTTTTTTCTACCAATTCCACCTAAAATGGTTTTCAATTTCTTCAGCAGTAGTAGACAACGATGGGAG TGGGACATGTTTAAAATGGGGAATGAATATGATCTGGTACACCACACTCCTCTTGACCAAGAAGGTAGCAGTGGTGTAACC AACCTGGAGAAGCTACTAGTGCAGGAAAGTTGGAGTGATCCAGTAGCATCACATATCGTGTTTAGCCTTGTCGAAAATCAGGCAATGAATTGGATGATAAATGGGGGAGATCCAGATTATATAGCTCTGGTTCCTTCAGGTTTCACCATATTTCCGGTTGGACCTGTATCGGGCACAGAAGGTTCAAGCTCCGGCGGAACTCTTCTCTCACTGTCATATCAATTCGTAATAAGTCAATCTCAGACCGAGGACATGGATGCACGGGCTTTCCACCTCGCACAGATGGTTAGAGACAGATGTCAAAAAATAAAGGTGGCTTTGGGCGTAGTTGGCCCTAACACAGGAACATCTTAG
- the LOC108219957 gene encoding syntaxin-132 isoform X1: MNDLLSDFVTDSRSKPSRDADIEMGTRLPESNSDMGMEAFNKQIQEVDRLVDKVAGLLQKLKDANEESKSVTKASSMKGIRKRMEKDVDEVGKLARNVKAKIEALNKENLANRQKPGCGKGTGVDRSRTTMTNALTKKFRDIMIEFQTLRQRIDDEYREVVERRVITVTGTRPDEETISNLIETGNSEQIFQNAMQEMGRGQVLNTLEEIQERHDAVREIEKKLLDLHQIYLDMAVLVEAQGDLLDNIESQVSNAVDHVQSGTTALQKAKKLQRNSRKWMCIAIIILLIIITIIVVGVLKPWKKNGA; this comes from the exons ATGAACGACCTTCTTTCA GATTTCGTCACCGATTCCAGGAGTAAACCTTCCAGAGATGCTGATATTGAGATGGGCACTCGGCTTCCAGAGAGTAACTCAGATATGGGAATGGAAGCATTTAACAAACAG ATACAAGAGGTGGATAGGCTAGTAGATAAGGTTGCTGGATTACTTCAGAAACTTAAG gaTGCTAATGAGGAGTCAAAGTCTGTCACAAAAGCATCTTCCATGAAAG GAATCAGGAAGCGGATGGAAAAAGATGTTGATGAGGTCGGGAAACTTGCACGGAATGTAAAAGCAAAAATAGAAGCATTAAATAAGGAG AACTTGGCCAATCGGCAAAAACCTGGTTGCGGAAAGGGTACAGGAGTTGACCGATCGAGGACAACCATGACAAA TGCTTTGACCAAGAAGTTCAGAGATATAATGATAGAGTTTCAG ACATTGAGACAAAGGATTGATGATGAGTATCGTGAGGTCGTGGAAAGAAGAGTAATAACAG TTACTGGAACCAGACCAGATGAAGAG ACGATTAGCAACCTTATAGAAACTGGCAATAGTGAACAAATATTCCAGAATGCTATGCAAGAAATGGGACGCGGACAG GTGCTAAATACATTAGAAGAAATCCAGGAGAGACATGATGCTGTGAGGGAAATCGAGAAAAAGCTTCTTGACCTGCATCAG ATTTATCTTGATATGGCGGTCCTGGTTGAGGCCCAAGGAGATCTGTTAGATAACATTGAAAGCCAG GTCTCGAATGCAGTCGACCATGTCCAATCAGGGACAACTGCACTTCAGAAAGCAAAGAAACTTCAGAGGAACTCTCGAAAATGGATGTGCATTGCcatcattattcttttaataataatcACAATTATAGTTGTTGGAGTGCTCAAACCTTGGAAGAAAAACGGTGCTTGA